The Vespula vulgaris chromosome 2, iyVesVulg1.1, whole genome shotgun sequence genome has a segment encoding these proteins:
- the LOC127072755 gene encoding DNA-directed RNA polymerase III subunit RPC10 gives MLLFCPTCGNVLHVEEYTGLRFACNTCPYIFNIARKVSSRTYPKLKEVDDVLGGSAAWENVDSTEERCPKCTNPRAYFMQIQTRSADEPMTTFYKCCNSQCGHNWRD, from the coding sequence ATGCTTCTTTTTTGTCCAACATGTGGTAATGTACTCCATGTTGAAGAGTATACAGGACTAAGATTTGCTTGTAACACTTGtccttatatttttaacatagcACGCAAAGTTAGTAGTCGTACTTATCCAAAATTAAAGGAAGTAGATGATGTGTTAGGCGGAAGTGCGGCATGGGAAAATGTTGATTCTACAGAAGAACGTTGTCCAAAGTGTACAAATCCACGTGCATATTTCATGCAAATACAGACAAGATCAGCTGATGAGCCTATGACAACATTCTATAAATGTTGTAATTCACAATGTGGTCACAATTGGCGCGATTAA
- the LOC127072746 gene encoding threonylcarbamoyl-AMP synthase yields MWSQLARLKLYLNINQQRTIMNPKTMGPMKVLLNAAMEQINLLGPEEKHWFIGGERSIAIAVELLNKGEIIAIPTDTIYGFAGSIKNDKAIKRLYEIKKRDQHKPLAICVDNVNNIDQWGIVDELPPLLKETLLPGPFTIVLKRTKELNPSLNPGIDNVGIRVPNYKFIRSVAKLAGPLALTSANESNKPSSVHPNEFSELWPELAGIFYQQAENKKYVSQLQRTGSTVIDLSQAGQYNILRKGVKLKHCIKILHNYGLKPCND; encoded by the exons ATGTGGTCACAATTGGCGCGATTAAAG TTATATCTGAACATTAATCAGCAAAGAACAATCATGAATCCAAAAACAATGGGTCCTATGAAAGTACTCTTAAATGCAGCAATGGAGCAAATAAACTTATTGGGCCCAGAAGAAAAGCATTGGTTTATCGGAGGTGAAAGAAGCATTGCAATAGCcgtagaattattaaataaaggaGAAATCATTGCTATACCAACAGACACGATCTATGGATTTGCTGGTAGCATAAAAAATGACAAAGCTATAAAAAggttatatgaaattaaaaaaagagatcaacACAAGCCATTAGCTATTTGCGTTGATAATGTAAATAACATTGACCAATGGGGAATTGTAGACGAATTACCACCTCTTCTAAAAGAGACTTTATTGCCAGGACCATTTACTATTGTAttaaaacgaacaaaagaatTGAATCCATCTTTAAATCCTGGCATTGATAATGTTGGCATCAGAGTACCTAATTATAAGTTTATCAGATCTGTTGCTAAATTAGCAGGACCATTAGCACTTACGAGCGCTAATGAAAGCAATAAACCAAGCAGTGTGCATCCTAATGAATTTTCCGAATTATGGCCAGAATTAGCAGGAATTTTTTACCAGCAagcagaaaataaaaaatacgttaGTCAATTACAAAGAACAGGTTCTACAGTAATAGATTTATCGCAAGCTGGTCAGTATAACATATTGCGTAAAGGTGTCAAACTAAAACactgtattaaaatattacataattatgGATTAAAACCATGTAACGATTGa
- the LOC127072734 gene encoding protein Lilipod — protein sequence MLQEKFIDVKMEDEADLREQLFHNTVRENIIFLLLFLLLCISSYALIARFRRRDREDYFSVDEDDATVYRISLLLCTVALAVSIGATLLLPISIASNEVLILYPNSYYVKWLNSSLIQGLWNHVFLFSNLSLFVFLPFAYLFTESEGFVCYKKGVMARVYETVTVLCLLGTLVLGMVYVLSALIDYQKSSLHTLLSIWSYYLPFLYSCVSFVGVMLLLLCTPVGFVRLFDVVGSFLVKPQFLKNLDEEFFAYRLEEDCIRRRLQHAKTTGKSYVSPVPMSLPGCNTMVEDDELLNLSPGLMCLRNGALQRGLAQRLEDVQKKRNILDEQRRTWWVRRTLLYPLAMIALLILSTATALLAVQNTLELLIGIKALPLSTRQFTLGISSLSKLGPIGATVEVSVILYLAATSAIGLYSLPGVRRVQPRFRSTPLTHLIANCVLLLVLSSALPLLSRILGMTNFDLLGDFGRIEWLGNFKLVFLYNLIFATAVISCLVTKFTATVRKEIYARLRSSFVGIFKGECKKNSLAMFSTKEE from the exons atatttctccttctctttcttctactttgcATTTCAAGCTACGCACTGATTGCGAGATTTCGTCGAAGGGACCGAGAAGATTATTTTTCAGTGGATGAAGATGATGCCACTGTTTATAGGATCAGTCTTTTATTGTGTACCGTTGCCTTAGCAGTGTCTATTGGAGCAACGTTGTTATTACCTATATCCATCGCTAGCAATGAGGTTCTTATATTGTATCCTAATAGCTACTACGTTAAGTGGCTCAACAGTTCTCTAATACAAG GACTTTGGAACcacgttttcctcttttccaatttatctctcttcgtGTTTTTACCATTTGCATATTTATTCACGGAATCGGAAGGATTTGTCTGTTATAAAAAG GGTGTTATGGCTAGAGTATATGAAACTGTAACAGTTTTGTGCCTATTAGGAACACTCGTGCTGGGAATGGTATATGTTTTGTCTGCTCTCATAGATTATCAAAAATCTAGTCTCCATACACTGTTGA GTATATGGAGCTATTATTTACCTTTCCTCTACTCTTGTGTTTCTTTCGTAGGTGTAATGTTACTATTAT TGTGTACCCCAGTTGGATTTGTGCGATTGTTCGATGTTGTTGGCTCTTTTCTCGTAAAACCTCAGTTCCTAAAAAATTTGGATGAAGAATTTTTTGCTTACAGGTTAGAGGAGGATTGTATTAGAAGAAG ACTGCAACATGCAAAAACGACAGGCAAATCGTATGTTTCGCCAGTACCTATGTCTCTACCAGGTTGTAATACAATGGTCGAAGACGACGAACTTCTTAATTTGAGTCCTGGATTAATGTGCCTCAGAAATGGCGCTCTTCAACGTGGACTGGCCCAGAGATTAGAAGatgttcaaaagaaaagaaacattttagaCGAACAAAGACGAACTTGGTGGGTACGAAGAACACTACTTTATCCTTTGGCAATGATCGCTCTACTTATTCTCTCCACTGCCACGGCCTTATTAGCGGTTCAGAATACCTTGGAACTTCTTATCGGCATTAAAGCTCTACCATTAAGTACGAGG CAATTTACGCTGGGCATCAGTTCTTTGTCGAAACTCGGACCTATCGGAGCTACGGTTGAAGTCTCGGTAATACTTTACCTAGCCGCGACGAGTGCAATTGGGCTTTATTCGCTTCCAGGAGTGAGAAGGGTACAACCACGATTTCGTTCCACTCCACTTACGCATCTCATCGCCAATTGCGTTCTTTTACTTGTACTCAGTTCGGCATTACCACTGCTTTCCCGAATATTAG GAATGACGAACTTTGATCTGCTAGGAGACTTTGGTCGTATAGAATGGCTTGGCAACTTTAAACTCGTATTCttgtataatttaatctttGCTACGGCGGTAATCAGTTGTCTAGTTACGAAATTTACAGCAAccgtaagaaaagaaatttatgccAGATTGAGGAGTAGTTTCGTAGGCATATTTAAAGGGGAATGCAAAAAGAATTCATTGGCAATGTTTTCTACGAAGGAAGAATAG